ATTTTATGACTCATTATTGTATAATAATATATGATGTTCTCTAATTGTATAAACACAATATTGTACTGTTATATCATTTAATTGTGTtacatacatatataactaCAGGGATTAAAGCTACAACTAGTGTCAACTGACCTACACACTAACGATTCTTGTGTACGGATTTATAGCTGTCttttccctcctccactcccaggCCAAGTCGTCAGCAGACATGGGCCACTGGCTGGGCCTGCTACTGTCCCAGACAGGGACCAAGACCGACCCCGAGGAGCTCACCTACGACTACGTCAACTCAGAGAGGATCTCCAGCATCGTCAACGCAGCCAAGACGTCCTTATAGTGAGCCCACACAGCCCCACCTGTCCACcactcatgtttgtgtgttgacctACTCAAGAGGGTTTTATGAAGAGCCTTAAACTGTGTGTCTGGAACGTGTGCGGGTGTCGACCGACACCTGCTATGCACCTCTGGATTTGTACATTGTACGAACGTTCATGTATTGGTCTGGACCTACTCTCCAGACCAGAAATGACagtgtgtgatttgtgtgtcgtatgtgtgtgctgtgtgggcgtacagtgccctccaaaagtattggaacagtgaggcgaattcctttatttttgctgtagactgaaaacatttgggcttgacatcaaataatgaacgtgagaccagagatcaacgtttcagcttttatttccaggtatttacatcaggatctgatgcacaactaagaaaatatcacattttgtttgaatccacccatttgtcatgtgatcaaaagtattggaacagatatacttaaaacatatttaagtgaataagacttaatatttagttgcaaatcctttgctttcaataactgcagcaagtctgtgacccattgacgtcaccaaacttttgcattcttcctttttgatgctttcccaggctttcactgcagcctctttcagttgttgtttgttttgtggggttcctcccttcagtctcctcttaagcaggtaaaatgcatgctctatagggtttaagtctggagattgacttggccagtctaataccttccatttcttgcccctgatgaactcctttgttgttttggcagtgtgttttgggtcgttatcttgctgcatgatgaaggctctgccaatcagtttggttgcatctttccttaaattggcagacaaaatgtttctgtagacttccgagttcattttgctgctgccatcatgtgttacatcctcaatgaagattaatgagcccgtcccagaagaagccatgcaagcccaagccatgacattacctccaccgtgtttcacagatgagcttgtgtgtttgggatcatgagcagttcctttctttctccaaactttagcctttccatcactttggtaaaagttaatctttgtctcatcagtccataaaactttgtcccagaatttttgaggttcatctctgtactttttggcaaattccagcctggccttcctattcttcttgctaatgagtggtttgcatcttctggtgtagcccttgtacttttgttcatgaagtcttctgcgaacagtagatagtgataccttcactcctgccatctggaggttgttgctgatctcactaacagttgttttagggtctttctttacagctctcacaatgtttctgtcatcaactgctgatgttttccttggtctacctgttcgacgtctgttacttagtacaccagtagttttcctcttcttcaggacattccaaatggttgtactggctatggccaatgtttctgcaatggctctgattgattttccatcttctctaagactcacaattgcttgtttttcacccaaagacagcgctctggttttcatgttgttttcacctctgaatacagtctgcatagacaaaacctatcttacccaatctgaacctgagtgtagacattcagtggtatttattgattgaataatgtatgtaataggacacacctgggcaacaaaacacacctgtcagtcacatgttccaatacttttgctcacgtgacaaatgggtgggttcgaacaaaaaggtgatattttctaatttgtgcatcagatcctgatgtaaatacctggaaataaaagctgaaacgttgatctctggtttcacattcatcgtttgatgtcaagcccaaatgttttcagtctacagcaaaaataaaggaattggcctcactgttccaatacttttggagggcactgtatatatgtctgtgtgtgtaatgtgtgtgtcatgcttcttgtgtgtgtgtgtgtttgtgtgtgtgtgccccacaGTCTGATGCAGAGGAGGTTCTCTGAGCCCAACAACTACATAGACAGCCTGCCCTCCGTCCCTCATGGTTCAGATGACCTCTATGACGATGTGCCCTCTATAGAGGCCGACCCAGAGGTGAGCACATCAGCACGCACTGCCTCTATACCTCTCTGTAGGGGGACAGCTAACAACAGTATACACCTGCTATAGTCTCAAACACTTTCAGATCGCCAAACTTGAGTTGTCGACGAACCTCTTTCACAGGACTTGATAGTGTTCTCACCCTATGGGAAAAAGGGCGTGCTTAAATCAAATTGAATCATCTTCAATGAGAGCTAATGGGTGACATCAGGAAGAATTTCAAATATCAGAAACAAGGCCCCTTATTTTTGTTGGATTTAGTATATTCACATGCTTACGCACAAGTAAAAGTATAAGTATAAAATAGTATTAATTAagaataataattaaaataatttaaacTTGGGCATCAAATAGACCATGTACCTCCTTCCAGAGTCTGCCATGCAAATCTCATGCTCCATCTCAGTGTGTGTTGTCCCTCTCACGTTGTGACAGGACGCTGAGGACAGCAGTCTCCTCGAGAGCCGGGGGGACAGCGCCCTGTGTGGTCAGGAGGAGCTCTGCGGCCTGGAGGTCAAGCCTGCGCTGGGCTCGGGGCAGGAAGCTGCCCACCAGGTTTACCTGGATCTCATCCCGGTGAGGTCGTTCCTGCACACGTCCGGTGGGAGAACGTGTCCTCCTAAAGACTCGTCCAGCCCCACAGCAGCCCCCGCCGAGGGCCCGTTAGACCCCCACAGCACTGTGAGTCATGAGAGGGAATGTCTTGGTTCTTTGGATGTGCGAACAGCATGGGTGAATTCGGTATCCAATGCTGTATTCCCCAAATAATCATAATTCTGTATTGAAATAATAGATGTCTGATGTAGTGTATGTTTTTTCCGGAACATTTGACAGGGTTGTTATCAGTTTAAGTGTCTTTGGTTCAACCCGCGTGTGTGAATGGCAGCTGTGAAGGCTTGAAAGAGTCTTAATTGTCCATTTGTTGGACATATACACACTGTACATGCTACCATTTCCTAGATCATCATAGTTAGTAATTATTATATTGACTTAGTCTATGTTCATTGGTTGTAGGTGGAATCGAATAGCCAATCAGACCTTAGTCCTTCGTTGACCCAAAATGGCGCCAATCCCACCGCTACCACCAGCAGAAGCGAACCAGAATGCCGTTCCCCGTGCCCCAGTCCCATCCCTCTCCATACCCCGCCTCAGAAGAACACCTTCCCCAGCCAGGACACTCCGAGGAAGGCTAACCCCGGAACAAAGACCCCTCCTGTCTCCAGTGCAGCTCCCCTcagcacacacccacccaaGACTCAAGTGGGACTGAGTCTTAGCACAGCCAGTGTTCCCCCACACAGTCCCCAGCCCCCCAGAGGAAGGAGCACCAGCAGTGGAGACAAGATCAAGGCTCTGTCAACAGGTGAGAAGGGAAATAGAGGTGCAACAATGACCTTGTGTAAGGAATGGCGCTTGGTTAAAAATTCCCTTTCTGTTTGCCTCTATGAATGAGAGAGTCACTTATGCTATAATGACATGAGAGGATGGAGACTCAGCCTCTAATGTGTCTCCGCAGCCCACCCCGGAGCCATAGAGGCCAAGCTGGGGAAGAACCGGACGGAGGCCGACTTGCGGCGCTACACAGACGAGCGAGACGGTCTGgagcgcgagagagaggaggtgaagagcaGCCTGGCCCAGCTGAAGAAGCAGAGGAGGGAAACCAAGGAGGAGCTCAGCACCTGCCAAGGTACGGAGCGCCAGCCAGGCCAAACTTGATGACCACCGCTCGTGTCAATCAGCTGTGTGGCAGCAGTGAAatacatacaggacagtgggtcctgaggaccagggttgaagaccattCCTGTAGACCAACATCTTATGTTTTTGCTTGTTGACACCGTCTTTTAGCTTGGACCTTAGCTTGCTTTGGAAGCACGATTACAGTACCATTCTGACATGCTAACTGAGTCCATACCATGGTGTGTCTCAGACCCGGGGCTGCAGGCCTCGCTGGAGGCGTGTCtgaagcagaaggaggaggcgTGCCGGGAGGCGGAGCGCCGGcgggtggaggtggagctgaGGCTGATGGAGGTGAAGGAGAACCTGAGGAAGGTGGAGTCAGGGCCTTTCACTCTAGGGACCACCTTGAACAGTCTCCAAGACACGCCTACGGTTAGTATGACTTTAGGAAAGAATACAGAATATAATAGCTTTATTCTAATATTGATGTACtgaataaatgtacacatattTCCTGAGCTGGATAGACCAGAAATCTTAACACATGAATCTAACTCACTCATCTTTTCATAAAATGTCATCCAATATACATAACTGTGCAGGGGTTAGGCCTAGGGCTTTCTCTACGGTAAACATTTGTCAGAACAAAGTAAATGTGAAGTCGATGACGGCAGTGATTCATTAGTCTgattctcttttctctcacatGTTCCTAGCCAAAGGCGGTATCTATGACAACCACCCAAACCAGCAACAGTGGAGACTTGTCCTCACCAATCAACTCTGCCACGGCTCTGAAGAACAGGCCTGCGTCCGTCATGTCCTCAAGCAAAGGAAACGTCCTAGAGAAGACTAAGGTCAGAGGGcatcaacatacacacacacacacacatgcaaacgcaTGGCACTGagggtgaaaacacacacacacacacacatggggttGTAATCGTGAGATGTGGTACTTTTCTTGTTTTGGCCATAAGAGGGCGACCACTGTACACCTAACATCAATGTTAGGACTTGATGTTGCTGTGTACTGTGTATAAAACAACATATTCTCTTTTTATACACATAGGAATGGGAGAAGAAGTCCACCACCTAGTACAGAAAGAAAAGGTTTGTTATGTACAGAGCCGGAGGTCACCTGACTATGGTGACTAGGTGCCCCTTGTCCAGGTCCGCTGTTCATCCCCTCACATGGCCATGCAGGGAGGAGCTAATGATAGGGTGCTTCAGCAAAGATCCAATCACAAAGAAGCACACCTGTCTCCTGGACTACCAGTGCCACTGGACAACCTTAGAGTTACAgactatttaaaatgttttaaggGAGATATCATCCAGTTATTTGATTATAATGGAAACGTTGAATGTTTGTTCAATAGACTGAAGTAACATGCCCAAAGACGTGTAAGAGACCACTGAGTATCATTTTATGCCTTCGCCATCTCTTTACCCCTCTACATGGCCATTTGGTACTGTCTAGATCGTAGCTTGGTTCGTGTATGCCGGTAGCCAAGATGTAAATACATATTATTACACGGTTCTATTCTGCCTGTTTGACTTGTTGTATGCTAGCTAAAACTTGCACTTTTTACTCAAATAAAAGGTAGTACTGACAGCAACCGATGTTTTTAGTTTGACTTTCTTTAAATAACCACATTCAGCATTTTTGCAATTAGCATTGCCACACATGGACACTTGTCAGAAAGTAATCTTTATACATTTAGCCCTCAACAACATTGAAAAGTACAACCAATTACTATTAATAGTCAAAGCTTGATCTTCTTAATGCGAGGGAAGGAAATTGGTTTGAGGATACAAGTGTTTCTGTACACCTCAGTGTCATGTTGGTGTTACAGTTAGCAGCCTGGCCTTCCTGTTGTTAGCTTGGTGATTTCTCTCACACGGATCTCATATCCAACCTCAGAATCACTGCCCCAAGTCAAGTCATGTGTTATTGCAGCTGAGGTTGTGTGTCCAACCAGCTTTGGCCTGTTAAAGTTGTCAaatgatttttttgggggggtgaaaACCCTTGGTGTTTTCAGTAATACTACCGCAACAATCAATTTTGGTCTTGTGTTTTGATGAAACAGTAGTTACAAACAATAGTTTGTAATAGTCATACATGGACACTTGTATTTGGTCATGATATTGTTCTAtcatagaagaaaaaaataaatagtttTTATTAAAATAATGTTATATCTTGTTCTTCCCAGAGAAATAATCCAACAGAACAACAATGACACTTTTGTTATAAAATATTAGGTTATAGAAAATATGGCACTAGTTTGAACATGGCTAacaaataagacagtaaatggAGCCAGAAATCAAGGACAAAACATGGTCCCTTTGGTAAGTGAATTGTGTTCaccaaaatgaaaatataatACTAATAGTAATATTATTTGTAGTTGCTGTAAGATTTACTTTACAGCAATCTTGAACAAATGAACACATATTAATTCAGATGTACTGTAgagtgaaaaaaactaaaatatgtaCAAAACCACTTCAAACATTGGAGCACTGATGGCTGTATAGTACGTTTCAGTAATGCCAAATCCTATAGGCTGCATGGGGTCCTACTGTCTCTCATCAGATATTTAACACAATAAAAGGCACTTAACATGATATCATCCAAGTCCTCTTTCATAAAAACATCCCTTTACTCCTTTATGTATGTGCAGCCCTTAAAGGGGTCTGCAACCGAGTGCTGCGTGCACACAGTGTCTGCTCATTCTGTTGtgtgagggtgtttgtgtgtgtgtttatgagtgtgtgtttatgagtgtgtgtttatgtgtgtgtgtttatgagtgtgtgtttgtgtgtgtgtgtttatgtgtgtgtgtttatgattgtgtgtttatgagtgtgtgtgtttgtgagtgtgtgtgtctatgtgtgtgtgtctatgtgtgtgtgtgtgtgtctatgtgtgtgtggaggaggctgCCCTGGCTGGGTGTCTCCTGCGGTGCAGTTTATAGTGATGCAGCAGTTGTTCATGGCTCTTCTTctgcctgctcttcctcctgaagCCTGCCGGTCTGGGGAGGTCTCCTCTAGAGGACGGCCTGCTACTTCCTGAGATTCAAAACAGAAACATTGAATAGATCATATTAACCAAGTACTGTGAAGGCTAAAAACTAAACTTTCAACAGTAATAACTTTTGGCTGCGACGAGCAGCTCTATAGCTCAATCTGTCAGTCGATCGGTCGGAGCTATTGAGAATATGCGCTTGTTGATAAGTAGTGTACAGTTTGAGGAACAGCAGGTCAAGTTTCAGGTCCAACCTATGTTGCTATGTGTTCCATCTCACTCTAATTTCACCTTTGGTGTACCATAGGTCATAGGGACTGTTACATATACATATCAGTTGCCCTCCTGAAGAGTAGAGTGAAAGGGAGTGCTCATTGTGTACTGACGTGTCTCGCAGTGTGGCCCCTCGAAGCCTTGGCACTGGCATCGGAAGCTCCCTCCAGACAGGATGCAGACCCCGTCGTTCATACAGGGGCTGGGCCTGCACAGGTCCACTGGCTTCTTCACATCTGATTGGAAAATGAAGCACAGGCATCGATAGCTTCTTCTAAATGCAGTCCATCCGTCTTATTGGTGCTTGTAGCTCAGAAGACTATGTGTGTAATGTTCCACTGTACATATCATGCAGTATTATACAATTatatatacagtaactgaatat
This DNA window, taken from Hypomesus transpacificus isolate Combined female chromosome 13, fHypTra1, whole genome shotgun sequence, encodes the following:
- the afap1l2 gene encoding actin filament-associated protein 1-like 2 isoform X3 — encoded protein: MEKHKVLDLLLVELQRFLVVLDKENLSGNATIQKGLLSDLLQSYRGNVSGGDEEYIYMNKVTATGKGQDKTDKADDLTNGKGGKPVPAPQKSLPDLPPPRTGVVGREPFPLPVASPPAPACLEEGYYEEAQPYDSTNNDDGEAVSSSYESYDEEEVTKGKLTLSAQHQWPSTEASIELMKDARICAFLWRKKWLGQWAKQLCVIREHRLLCYKSSKDQTPLLDVSLLGCTVVYKEKLPKKKEHKLKVIPMGGETLVLGLQSKEQAEQWLKVILEISPRPAEGQDTQHQVSDSPRLICTKVELSERYSVMSESGSSTDSHADVPESKDVKKKYGAGLKFSNLMNMGKKKPLSLEISEKCVDTSGYLNVLVNSQWRSRWCLIRNGQLWLYQDKGKTKVAQQPVPLEGCMVVPDPSPEHLYSFRIQNDGAQLATLEAKSSADMGHWLGLLLSQTGTKTDPEELTYDYVNSERISSIVNAAKTSLYLMQRRFSEPNNYIDSLPSVPHGSDDLYDDVPSIEADPEDAEDSSLLESRGDSALCGQEELCGLEVKPALGSGQEAAHQVYLDLIPVRSFLHTSGGRTCPPKDSSSPTAAPAEGPLDPHSTVESNSQSDLSPSLTQNGANPTATTSRSEPECRSPCPSPIPLHTPPQKNTFPSQDTPRKANPGTKTPPVSSAAPLSTHPPKTQVGLSLSTASVPPHSPQPPRGRSTSSGDKIKALSTAHPGAIEAKLGKNRTEADLRRYTDERDGLEREREEVKSSLAQLKKQRRETKEELSTCQDPGLQASLEACLKQKEEACREAERRRVEVELRLMEVKENLRKVESGPFTLGTTLNSLQDTPTPKAVSMTTTQTSNSGDLSSPINSATALKNRPASVMSSSKGNVLEKTKEWEKKSTT
- the afap1l2 gene encoding actin filament-associated protein 1-like 2 isoform X1 produces the protein MEKHKVLDLLLVELQRFLVVLDKENLSGNATIQKGLLSDLLQSYRGNVSGGDEEYIYMNKVTATGKGQDKTDKADDLTNGKGGKPVPAPQKSLPDLPPPRTGVVGREPFPLPVASPPAPACLEEGYYEEAQPYDSTNNDDGEAVSSSYESYDEEEVTKGKLTLSAQHQWPSTEASIELMKDARICAFLWRKKWLGQWAKQLCVIREHRLLCYKSSKDQTPLLDVSLLGCTVVYKEKLPKKKEHKLKVIPMGGETLVLGLQSKEQAEQWLKVILEISPRPAEGQDTQHQVSDSPRLICTKTLPSQVELSERYSVMSESGSSTDSHADVPESKDVKKKYGAGLKFSNLMNMGKKKPLSLEISEKCVDTSGYLNVLVNSQWRSRWCLIRNGQLWLYQDKGKTKVAQQPVPLEGCMVVPDPSPEHLYSFRIQNDGAQLATLEAKSSADMGHWLGLLLSQTGTKTDPEELTYDYVNSERISSIVNAAKTSLYLMQRRFSEPNNYIDSLPSVPHGSDDLYDDVPSIEADPEDAEDSSLLESRGDSALCGQEELCGLEVKPALGSGQEAAHQVYLDLIPVRSFLHTSGGRTCPPKDSSSPTAAPAEGPLDPHSTVESNSQSDLSPSLTQNGANPTATTSRSEPECRSPCPSPIPLHTPPQKNTFPSQDTPRKANPGTKTPPVSSAAPLSTHPPKTQVGLSLSTASVPPHSPQPPRGRSTSSGDKIKALSTAHPGAIEAKLGKNRTEADLRRYTDERDGLEREREEVKSSLAQLKKQRRETKEELSTCQDPGLQASLEACLKQKEEACREAERRRVEVELRLMEVKENLRKVESGPFTLGTTLNSLQDTPTPKAVSMTTTQTSNSGDLSSPINSATALKNRPASVMSSSKGNVLEKTKEWEKKSTT
- the afap1l2 gene encoding actin filament-associated protein 1-like 2 isoform X2 encodes the protein MEKHKVLDLLLVELQRFLVVLDKENLSGNATIQKGLLSDLLQSYRGNVSGGDEEYIYMNKVTATGKGQDKTDKDDLTNGKGGKPVPAPQKSLPDLPPPRTGVVGREPFPLPVASPPAPACLEEGYYEEAQPYDSTNNDDGEAVSSSYESYDEEEVTKGKLTLSAQHQWPSTEASIELMKDARICAFLWRKKWLGQWAKQLCVIREHRLLCYKSSKDQTPLLDVSLLGCTVVYKEKLPKKKEHKLKVIPMGGETLVLGLQSKEQAEQWLKVILEISPRPAEGQDTQHQVSDSPRLICTKTLPSQVELSERYSVMSESGSSTDSHADVPESKDVKKKYGAGLKFSNLMNMGKKKPLSLEISEKCVDTSGYLNVLVNSQWRSRWCLIRNGQLWLYQDKGKTKVAQQPVPLEGCMVVPDPSPEHLYSFRIQNDGAQLATLEAKSSADMGHWLGLLLSQTGTKTDPEELTYDYVNSERISSIVNAAKTSLYLMQRRFSEPNNYIDSLPSVPHGSDDLYDDVPSIEADPEDAEDSSLLESRGDSALCGQEELCGLEVKPALGSGQEAAHQVYLDLIPVRSFLHTSGGRTCPPKDSSSPTAAPAEGPLDPHSTVESNSQSDLSPSLTQNGANPTATTSRSEPECRSPCPSPIPLHTPPQKNTFPSQDTPRKANPGTKTPPVSSAAPLSTHPPKTQVGLSLSTASVPPHSPQPPRGRSTSSGDKIKALSTAHPGAIEAKLGKNRTEADLRRYTDERDGLEREREEVKSSLAQLKKQRRETKEELSTCQDPGLQASLEACLKQKEEACREAERRRVEVELRLMEVKENLRKVESGPFTLGTTLNSLQDTPTPKAVSMTTTQTSNSGDLSSPINSATALKNRPASVMSSSKGNVLEKTKEWEKKSTT
- the afap1l2 gene encoding actin filament-associated protein 1-like 2 isoform X4, with amino-acid sequence MRFNIFWEYFENHGNPSKSVRIEGVVGREPFPLPVASPPAPACLEEGYYEEAQPYDSTNNDDGEAVSSSYESYDEEEVTKGKLTLSAQHQWPSTEASIELMKDARICAFLWRKKWLGQWAKQLCVIREHRLLCYKSSKDQTPLLDVSLLGCTVVYKEKLPKKKEHKLKVIPMGGETLVLGLQSKEQAEQWLKVILEISPRPAEGQDTQHQVSDSPRLICTKTLPSQVELSERYSVMSESGSSTDSHADVPESKDVKKKYGAGLKFSNLMNMGKKKPLSLEISEKCVDTSGYLNVLVNSQWRSRWCLIRNGQLWLYQDKGKTKVAQQPVPLEGCMVVPDPSPEHLYSFRIQNDGAQLATLEAKSSADMGHWLGLLLSQTGTKTDPEELTYDYVNSERISSIVNAAKTSLYLMQRRFSEPNNYIDSLPSVPHGSDDLYDDVPSIEADPEDAEDSSLLESRGDSALCGQEELCGLEVKPALGSGQEAAHQVYLDLIPVRSFLHTSGGRTCPPKDSSSPTAAPAEGPLDPHSTVESNSQSDLSPSLTQNGANPTATTSRSEPECRSPCPSPIPLHTPPQKNTFPSQDTPRKANPGTKTPPVSSAAPLSTHPPKTQVGLSLSTASVPPHSPQPPRGRSTSSGDKIKALSTAHPGAIEAKLGKNRTEADLRRYTDERDGLEREREEVKSSLAQLKKQRRETKEELSTCQDPGLQASLEACLKQKEEACREAERRRVEVELRLMEVKENLRKVESGPFTLGTTLNSLQDTPTPKAVSMTTTQTSNSGDLSSPINSATALKNRPASVMSSSKGNVLEKTKEWEKKSTT
- the afap1l2 gene encoding actin filament-associated protein 1-like 2 isoform X5, which encodes MGCFRLLSEAWTRVESSDSVVYAVITRDDGEAVSSSYESYDEEEVTKGKLTLSAQHQWPSTEASIELMKDARICAFLWRKKWLGQWAKQLCVIREHRLLCYKSSKDQTPLLDVSLLGCTVVYKEKLPKKKEHKLKVIPMGGETLVLGLQSKEQAEQWLKVILEISPRPAEGQDTQHQVSDSPRLICTKTLPSQVELSERYSVMSESGSSTDSHADVPESKDVKKKYGAGLKFSNLMNMGKKKPLSLEISEKCVDTSGYLNVLVNSQWRSRWCLIRNGQLWLYQDKGKTKVAQQPVPLEGCMVVPDPSPEHLYSFRIQNDGAQLATLEAKSSADMGHWLGLLLSQTGTKTDPEELTYDYVNSERISSIVNAAKTSLYLMQRRFSEPNNYIDSLPSVPHGSDDLYDDVPSIEADPEDAEDSSLLESRGDSALCGQEELCGLEVKPALGSGQEAAHQVYLDLIPVRSFLHTSGGRTCPPKDSSSPTAAPAEGPLDPHSTVESNSQSDLSPSLTQNGANPTATTSRSEPECRSPCPSPIPLHTPPQKNTFPSQDTPRKANPGTKTPPVSSAAPLSTHPPKTQVGLSLSTASVPPHSPQPPRGRSTSSGDKIKALSTAHPGAIEAKLGKNRTEADLRRYTDERDGLEREREEVKSSLAQLKKQRRETKEELSTCQDPGLQASLEACLKQKEEACREAERRRVEVELRLMEVKENLRKVESGPFTLGTTLNSLQDTPTPKAVSMTTTQTSNSGDLSSPINSATALKNRPASVMSSSKGNVLEKTKEWEKKSTT
- the afap1l2 gene encoding actin filament-associated protein 1-like 2 isoform X6, whose protein sequence is MGCFRLLSEAWTRVESSDSVVYAVITRDDGEAVSSSYESYDEEEVTKGKLTLSAQHQWPSTEASIELMKDARICAFLWRKKWLGQWAKQLCVIREHRLLCYKSSKDQTPLLDVSLLGCTVVYKEKLPKKKEHKLKVIPMGGETLVLGLQSKEQAEQWLKVILEISPRPAEGQDTQHQVSDSPRLICTKVELSERYSVMSESGSSTDSHADVPESKDVKKKYGAGLKFSNLMNMGKKKPLSLEISEKCVDTSGYLNVLVNSQWRSRWCLIRNGQLWLYQDKGKTKVAQQPVPLEGCMVVPDPSPEHLYSFRIQNDGAQLATLEAKSSADMGHWLGLLLSQTGTKTDPEELTYDYVNSERISSIVNAAKTSLYLMQRRFSEPNNYIDSLPSVPHGSDDLYDDVPSIEADPEDAEDSSLLESRGDSALCGQEELCGLEVKPALGSGQEAAHQVYLDLIPVRSFLHTSGGRTCPPKDSSSPTAAPAEGPLDPHSTVESNSQSDLSPSLTQNGANPTATTSRSEPECRSPCPSPIPLHTPPQKNTFPSQDTPRKANPGTKTPPVSSAAPLSTHPPKTQVGLSLSTASVPPHSPQPPRGRSTSSGDKIKALSTAHPGAIEAKLGKNRTEADLRRYTDERDGLEREREEVKSSLAQLKKQRRETKEELSTCQDPGLQASLEACLKQKEEACREAERRRVEVELRLMEVKENLRKVESGPFTLGTTLNSLQDTPTPKAVSMTTTQTSNSGDLSSPINSATALKNRPASVMSSSKGNVLEKTKEWEKKSTT